The Ziziphus jujuba cultivar Dongzao chromosome 12, ASM3175591v1 sequence ccccCCCTCACCTAAGAAAAACcacgtgggtgccactgtgcactcatagGAACGACTGAGATCGcgacacgtggtgtttcactgttcaccgattcaaaaatattaaaatattacggtattcgaaaaatttcacatgtccataacttttataTACTTAATAACAAACATCTAGTAACTAatgaaaaaaacccaaaaaatacaGGTAGCCTTGCCACACAGGTACCAATGCACacaaccttttttattttttattttttagtaaaagAAATCATACTATGGACTTGTAGTTATATACTTCATAACAAACATCTAATAACTAATGGCCTCCCGTAGTTTAGCCGAAGAAAGCTGACTGAATCATCATACTTACTCGAGAATTGTGGTTTGAGTTCAATTTGATATGCCCTGCTATTTGCCTTGGCATGTCCCTTTTTAATGTCGCGTAGTGCAGGGCCATCGGCCTGAGGTAGTACAAATCTATCAGAATTTTCAAActacataaaaattcaatagCCAGCCAAAGAATATGTATATTATAGAATTTGTCAAAAGCCTTTCTTATTTCTGCTATACACTACTGAGCTATAAATATGATCAATGGAATGCTAATTTTCTCCAAACATTCCCAATATTTTCCTCACCATCTCATGAAATTaagaatgaaaaaagaaaaacaatctgAAGTGATAGTAATAATTTTGGTATTATTGCAATTGCATTATAATCATaaatctaattaaaataaaatgttataaaGAGCTGGATAattatattgaataaatattcataaatatttcaaatatcagAGAGGGGATTAAGAACAGCTCCAGTGAAAATCACAGCCCCAGAACCCTTTTCTTTGATCATGAACATAAAAGGATGGTCAGCAACAAATTGTATCTCAGGAGGGGGATACATTGAACATCCCAAATTTTCATTACAAGAAACTATTGAAGCTCCTTCTGTCCCTTCCTCATTAACTGAAATGCATGCTTTATGAAGCATTTTCGAGATAAAAATTTCTTCAGCATCCGAAGAATCCATTGCCTCAGTGAAATCAACATCCGGGTAATTGAAAGGCATAGTCAATCCCAATTTCTTCACGAGCTTAACCATGTCCAAACCATAGGAAAACTTCCACTTTGGAATCCACATCTCAGTAACCAGCATATCTTCCAGCTTAAAATCCTGGAGTAGAAGTTTTGTATCAGAATTAAACTTCTCTAGCAGATCTTCGAGTCCATTTTTTCTTTCAGGAAGAATGATATCCATACAGAAACGTGGGAAGTTGTTACTGTAACATCTACCGGAATTATAATTGAGTCTGATAACCTTAAAATCCTCGAATGATCCACACATCTTCATGCTCTCTTCTATTTGGGTCATGAAAGGTGCTCTGATAGTTTTCCCATCAAGAAGGTGGAAATCTTCGTCCCGAGTCGATGAGGCAACAAATTGATCTAACCATGCTGCCTTAAAGTAGAGAGCATTTGCGAAAAAGAGTGGTCCTTTCAATTTTGATGTGGGTGGCAGAAACCCTTTCATGAGGCCCTTTGTTTTCTCCTCTGCCCATGAGTTCACTTCATTTTTAACTTTCTCTTGCTGCACTTTCATTACTCATCAGTAATATTTCTAATATGCATACACCAAgatattaatgatattttgTACTTGCAATACTATA is a genomic window containing:
- the LOC107404032 gene encoding serpin-ZXA, whose protein sequence is MELCVKVVTEGILKELTKNNPNKNVVMSPASMNIVLNMAASGSAGKTLDQFLGSLGSETITELSSKSSSLMGLFDLNTAADPDPDYTDSEYSAPPELSLVNLMFQEKVKNEVNSWAEEKTKGLMKGFLPPTSKLKGPLFFANALYFKAAWLDQFVASSTRDEDFHLLDGKTIRAPFMTQIEESMKMCGSFEDFKVIRLNYNSGRCYSNNFPRFCMDIILPERKNGLEDLLEKFNSDTKLLLQDFKLEDMLVTEMWIPKWKFSYGLDMVKLVKKLGLTMPFNYPDVDFTEAMDSSDAEEIFISKMLHKACISVNEEGTEGASIVSCNENLGCSMYPPPEIQFVADHPFMFMIKEKGSGAVIFTGAVLNPLSDI